One window from the genome of Nicotiana sylvestris chromosome 9, ASM39365v2, whole genome shotgun sequence encodes:
- the LOC104220605 gene encoding uncharacterized protein: MPSGAKKRKAAKKKKKLQEKHAATAAHNINNGQFSNSVTSTEAHSHGVEDLRHDDDRETNGREVSSPAPQDHRNHKHQLTEGTLHSVESSGKENEERDLGVMDEKTRVSEVLVDTGLEKMDNEANATLHDDAVATSDAKPSAALRNEEKLELSSDTHAVHASVRADEMKGSPLDDQPPVALVSRPVQKTSWKSCCGLFEVFAGSNK, encoded by the exons ATGCCATCAGGTGCGAAGAAACGAAAAGCagccaagaaaaagaagaaattgcAAGAAAAACATGCTGCTACTGCTGCCCACAATATTAATAATGGCCAATTTTCCAACTCTGTTACTTCTACTGAGGCTCATTCTCATG GTGTGGAGGATTTGAGGCATGATGATGATAGGGAGACCAATGGCAGGGAGGTAAGTTCCCCTGCACCTCAAGATCATCGGAATCACAAACACCAGTTAACTGAAGGGACCTTACATTCCGTTGAATCATCGGGAAAGGAAAATGAGGAGAGAGATTTGGGAGTTATGGATGAGAAAACCCGAGTCTCAGAAGTTTTGGTGGATACGGGATTAGAGAAAATGGACAATGAAGCTAACGCAACATTACATGATGATGCTGTAGCAACTTCAGATGCAAAGCCCTCTGCGGCCCTACGAAACGAAGAAAAACTAGAGCTTTCCAGTGATACGCATGCAGTTCATGCCAGTGTTCGAGCAGATGAGATGAAAGGTTCTCCCCTTGACGATCAG CCACCAGTAGCTTTGGTTTCCCGACCAGTGCAAAAAACTTCCTGGAAGAGTTGCTGTGGCTTGTTTGAGGTGTTTGCAGGATCGAATAAATAA
- the LOC104220604 gene encoding membrane protein PM19L-like, whose product MADGQLKPVASLLLVLNFCMYVIVLGIGGWAMNFGIDHGFIIGPRFNLPAHFSPIYFPMGNAATGFFVVFALIAGVVGVASTLSGFNHIRYWNIDSLQAAASAAIIAWSFTLLATGFAWKEIELELRNARLITMEAFLIILSFTQLVYIAAIHGTSTRR is encoded by the exons ATGGCTGATGGACAGCTAAAACCTGTAGCATCTTTGCTTTTGGTACTCAATTTTTGCATGTATGTCATTGTTTTAGGCATTGGTGGATGGGCTATGAACTTTGGCATTGATCATGGTTTCATCATAG GTCCAAGATTTAATCTTCCAGCACATTTCTCACCAATATACTTTCCAATGGGGAATGCTGCAACTGGATTTTTTGTTGTATTTGCTTTGATTGCTGGTGTTGTGGGAGTTGCATCAACCCTCTCTGGATTCAACCACATTCGCTATTGGAATATTGACAGTTTACAAGCTGCTGCTTCTGCTGCCATCATTGCATGGAGTTTTACGCTTCTCGCCACGGG CTTTGCCTGGAAAGAAATTGAATTGGAGTTACGGAATGCAAGATTG ATAACAATGGAAGCATTCTTGATAATCCTATCTTTCACTCAATTGGTGTATATAGCTGCTATTCATGGGACATCAACAAGGAGATAA